Proteins encoded together in one Aminipila butyrica window:
- a CDS encoding LysR family transcriptional regulator: MNINHLRYFQEVCKYNNITKASEAVHVSQPSITAAIKELENELGYQLFNRVNNRISLTDDGSSFLSKAKDFINSYDNFHRESLDIGNKTHVVLKVGIPPVLGTFMFKKFFPAFEQLHPNIRLQMFEIGTISGLKRLNEGGLDFLLGAMDDTVYPQCDSRLIFRTQFGLAVGEGSTLAKEPFASKEMIYHQPFIIFPNGSYHYTAITEHFKEHPLNIIMEASQISTIRYIVENNFAVTITYQESFDASSKIVHIPLEDPINANVSVLWRKNAYVSNAMKAFITYTSSLEDHQQSKVESFWD, from the coding sequence ATGAACATCAACCATTTACGATACTTCCAGGAAGTATGCAAATATAATAATATCACGAAGGCTTCCGAAGCGGTCCACGTATCTCAGCCTTCCATCACAGCGGCTATTAAAGAATTGGAAAATGAACTGGGTTATCAGTTGTTTAACCGAGTGAACAATCGAATTTCCCTGACGGACGACGGCTCATCTTTCCTTTCCAAAGCCAAAGACTTTATCAATAGCTATGATAACTTTCACCGAGAATCATTAGATATTGGTAATAAAACCCACGTAGTTCTGAAGGTAGGAATTCCGCCAGTGCTGGGAACCTTTATGTTTAAAAAGTTTTTTCCCGCCTTTGAGCAGCTGCACCCCAACATCCGCCTGCAAATGTTTGAAATTGGTACCATATCCGGCCTCAAACGTTTAAATGAAGGGGGCTTGGATTTCCTGCTGGGGGCAATGGACGATACGGTCTATCCGCAATGTGACTCTCGGCTGATTTTCCGCACCCAGTTTGGTCTGGCGGTAGGCGAAGGAAGCACACTAGCCAAGGAGCCCTTTGCCAGCAAGGAAATGATTTATCACCAACCTTTTATCATCTTCCCCAACGGCTCTTACCACTACACCGCTATTACAGAGCATTTTAAGGAGCATCCCCTGAATATCATCATGGAAGCCAGCCAGATTTCCACCATTCGCTATATTGTGGAAAACAATTTTGCTGTGACAATCACCTATCAAGAGAGTTTCGATGCGTCCTCCAAGATTGTCCATATCCCTCTGGAGGACCCAATTAACGCTAACGTGAGCGTTCTTTGGCGGAAAAATGCTTATGTATCTAATGCCATGAAGGCTTTTATCACCTATACCTCCAGTCTAGAGGATCATCAACAGTCTAAGGTGGAGTCCTTTTGGGATTGA
- a CDS encoding heavy metal translocating P-type ATPase, translated as MKKVYTIENIDCANCAAKIERLIGGMPEVGEATITFATKQLRVEAENPDDLVPEMTRLANTVENGVVIKERSRKTTGRRALKPAADNQSKEHEEACGCGQDHGHDHDHSDHDHDHDHEEHHHEHEEACGCGHDHGHDHDHSDHDHDHDHEEHHHEHEEACGCGHDHGHDHDHSNHNHEHDFEKQNPGQIQADSLQKELKQKKSFSLKGDLPQIVVGAVLFAVGLVLEHNEMALGWWLGCFIVAYLTLGSGVLLKAIKNIGKGQVFDENFLMSVATLGAFAIQEYPEAVGVMLFFRIGEFFEEKAVERSRSQIMEAVDLRPEVVSLVEGQRITEIAAEEAEIGDILLVKPGDRIPLDAVVIEGESRIDTSPITGEPVPVKVTPNSQVVSGCINTSGVLKIRVEKVLEDSMVTRILDSVENAAASKPKIDRFITRFARVYTPFVVAAAVLTAVIPSLVTGDWQHWIYTALTFLVISCPCALVLSVPLAFFSGIGAGSRQGILFKGGVALESLKNIKAVVMDKTGTLTKGEFVVQNIISTGNLIAYMTSGVTTGGRSISNGKDLSQVEQSMAARPAGVSKQDVETYLLTLAASCEASSTHPIGVSIVSEAKKAGLTLQTPKSIEEIAGKGIRATLQEGTVLCGNRSLLQDGNVDLADYHNPTTGSEVLLALNGQFIGALTVGDTIKPEAPSAIAKLSKWGIATAMLTGDGEESARSVAKTTGISQVFAKLLPEDKLRILQEIRKEKGSVLFIGDGINDAPVLAGADVGAAMGSGADAAIEAADVVFMTSSVEAIPQAISIAKSASSVAIQNVVFALAIKALVMVLGLVGLASMWLAVFADTGVAILCVLNSVRILYKYR; from the coding sequence ATGAAAAAGGTTTATACGATAGAGAACATCGATTGTGCTAACTGCGCAGCTAAGATTGAGCGTCTGATTGGCGGTATGCCGGAAGTCGGAGAGGCTACAATCACATTTGCTACAAAGCAGCTGCGGGTAGAAGCGGAAAATCCCGATGACTTAGTGCCGGAAATGACTAGATTGGCCAATACGGTGGAGAATGGTGTAGTTATTAAGGAAAGATCAAGAAAGACCACCGGCAGGAGAGCTTTAAAGCCGGCAGCTGACAATCAGTCAAAGGAGCATGAAGAGGCTTGCGGGTGCGGACAGGATCACGGACACGACCACGACCATTCGGATCACGATCATGACCATGATCACGAAGAGCATCACCACGAGCATGAAGAGGCTTGCGGATGTGGACACGATCATGGACACGACCACGACCATTCGGATCACGATCATGACCATGATCACGAAGAGCACCACCATGAGCACGAAGAGGCTTGCGGATGCGGACACGATCATGGGCACGACCACGACCATTCGAATCACAATCATGAACATGATTTCGAAAAGCAAAATCCTGGGCAGATTCAAGCAGATTCCCTTCAAAAAGAGCTGAAGCAGAAAAAATCCTTTTCTTTAAAAGGAGACTTGCCCCAGATTGTAGTTGGTGCGGTTCTCTTTGCCGTAGGTCTGGTCTTAGAGCATAATGAAATGGCTTTAGGCTGGTGGCTGGGCTGCTTTATCGTCGCCTATTTAACTTTGGGCAGTGGTGTATTGTTAAAGGCGATAAAGAACATCGGAAAAGGTCAGGTCTTTGATGAAAACTTCCTGATGAGTGTAGCTACCTTAGGGGCTTTTGCCATTCAGGAGTATCCAGAAGCAGTAGGCGTTATGCTGTTTTTCCGCATTGGTGAATTCTTTGAGGAAAAGGCAGTGGAGCGGAGCCGGAGTCAGATTATGGAGGCGGTGGACCTGCGCCCAGAGGTTGTTTCTCTGGTAGAAGGTCAGCGCATTACTGAAATTGCTGCGGAAGAGGCAGAAATCGGAGACATCCTTCTGGTAAAGCCGGGAGACCGGATTCCTTTGGACGCAGTGGTGATAGAAGGCGAAAGCCGAATCGATACGTCCCCTATTACGGGAGAACCTGTACCAGTTAAGGTGACACCAAACTCTCAGGTGGTATCTGGATGCATTAATACTTCTGGCGTTTTGAAGATTCGAGTAGAAAAAGTTTTAGAAGATTCTATGGTTACTCGGATTTTGGATTCTGTGGAAAATGCAGCGGCTAGCAAGCCGAAAATTGATCGGTTTATCACTCGTTTTGCCCGAGTTTATACGCCTTTTGTTGTAGCAGCTGCTGTGTTGACGGCGGTGATTCCGTCGCTGGTGACAGGGGACTGGCAGCATTGGATTTACACAGCACTGACTTTCCTGGTTATTAGTTGTCCATGTGCACTGGTTCTAAGCGTGCCTTTAGCCTTCTTCTCAGGAATAGGTGCAGGATCCAGACAAGGCATTCTTTTCAAGGGAGGCGTGGCACTGGAATCTTTGAAAAATATTAAAGCTGTAGTGATGGATAAGACTGGTACTTTGACAAAAGGTGAATTCGTCGTTCAGAATATCATCAGTACCGGAAACTTGATTGCCTATATGACCTCAGGGGTGACGACAGGAGGTAGATCAATCAGTAATGGTAAAGATCTGTCCCAAGTAGAGCAGAGCATGGCTGCTAGACCCGCCGGGGTTTCCAAGCAAGATGTAGAGACTTATCTGCTGACGTTGGCGGCCAGCTGTGAAGCCAGCTCTACCCATCCAATTGGCGTTAGTATTGTCAGTGAAGCAAAAAAGGCTGGACTGACTCTACAGACACCAAAGAGCATAGAGGAAATCGCTGGAAAGGGTATTCGGGCCACTCTTCAAGAAGGCACGGTCCTGTGCGGAAATCGTTCCTTGCTGCAAGATGGCAACGTTGACCTAGCTGATTATCACAATCCTACCACCGGCAGCGAAGTGCTGTTAGCGTTAAATGGTCAATTTATTGGTGCTTTGACAGTCGGCGATACGATCAAACCGGAAGCTCCTTCAGCTATAGCTAAATTGAGCAAGTGGGGGATTGCCACCGCTATGCTTACTGGTGACGGAGAAGAGAGCGCTCGCTCCGTAGCAAAGACTACGGGTATTAGTCAGGTGTTTGCTAAGCTGCTGCCAGAGGATAAATTACGGATATTACAAGAAATCCGAAAGGAAAAAGGTAGTGTTCTGTTTATTGGTGACGGCATCAATGATGCGCCTGTGTTGGCCGGTGCTGACGTCGGGGCAGCTATGGGCAGTGGAGCCGATGCGGCTATCGAAGCGGCAGATGTAGTGTTTATGACCTCTAGTGTAGAGGCTATTCCACAGGCTATTTCCATTGCTAAGTCTGCCAGCAGTGTTGCCATACAAAATGTGGTGTTCGCCTTGGCCATAAAAGCCTTGGTTATGGTACTTGGACTGGTGGGGCTAGCATCCATGTGGCTGGCGGTCTTTGCAGATACTGGCGTAGCGATACTTTGTGTATTAAATTCTGTAAGGATTTTATACAAATACAGATAA
- a CDS encoding ArsR/SmtB family transcription factor: MDAQKIKDQEMKNRPMMDPQCLECPLNITLPHNHGSRTAEFIHYKPDAIVFEQTASTFQMISDSTRLKILWLLCHSEDCVANIAAAIEMSSPAVSHHLRLLKQSGLIVSRKDGKETYYTLADTEEAALVHDIVDRTFHIKCR, encoded by the coding sequence ATGGACGCTCAGAAAATAAAAGATCAAGAAATGAAGAATAGACCCATGATGGACCCCCAATGTTTGGAATGTCCCCTGAACATCACCCTGCCCCATAACCATGGGAGTCGCACAGCGGAGTTCATCCATTATAAGCCGGATGCCATCGTCTTTGAGCAGACAGCCAGCACCTTTCAGATGATTAGCGACAGTACACGCTTAAAGATTCTCTGGCTGTTATGCCACAGTGAGGATTGTGTAGCCAATATTGCCGCAGCTATTGAGATGAGCTCTCCAGCAGTATCCCACCATTTGAGATTGCTGAAACAGTCCGGACTCATCGTCAGCCGGAAAGACGGCAAAGAGACATATTACACTTTAGCAGATACGGAAGAGGCAGCCTTAGTCCACGATATTGTAGACCGGACCTTCCATATTAAATGCAGATAG
- a CDS encoding YitT family protein, protein MKSTEKLKQAQPAYRIRDILIVLLGSFIVGAGVQLFYVPGNILGGGITAISIMLHILTGSNVAMTTFILNIPILLLGYFFVNRQFMIYSTLGMIGMTAFMRLLEQVPPPSDSLFTCIVCGGLLVGSGGGIMLKCNGSGAGTDVICRIINRYTSFQIGTVSLSVNAFLVLLAAFFLGLDIAIATITTLFITSRVVNYILDGMNYKRMVLIVTDRGDEIALALSTEFGRGTTISHVTGAYLGQEKAQVMCTINIHETPRLKNIVLQLDSQAFISMYESTAVIGSSFKKKQKKKQKKLLQNH, encoded by the coding sequence ATGAAATCTACAGAAAAACTGAAACAGGCTCAACCAGCCTACCGGATACGGGATATATTGATTGTGCTTCTTGGCAGCTTCATTGTCGGAGCCGGCGTACAGCTTTTTTACGTACCTGGAAATATTTTAGGCGGCGGTATTACGGCAATCTCCATTATGCTTCACATTTTAACTGGCAGCAATGTGGCCATGACCACCTTTATACTGAACATTCCGATTCTGCTTCTAGGCTATTTTTTCGTGAACAGGCAGTTTATGATTTATAGTACCCTAGGCATGATTGGCATGACCGCCTTTATGCGGCTGCTGGAACAGGTGCCGCCTCCCTCCGACTCGCTCTTTACCTGTATCGTCTGTGGTGGGCTTTTGGTAGGAAGCGGCGGCGGCATCATGCTTAAATGCAATGGTTCTGGAGCAGGCACCGATGTCATCTGTCGAATTATCAACCGCTACACTTCTTTTCAAATTGGAACGGTTTCACTATCCGTCAATGCCTTCCTGGTTCTGCTTGCCGCCTTCTTCCTTGGCTTAGATATTGCAATCGCCACCATTACTACCCTTTTTATTACCTCCAGGGTAGTCAACTACATTCTAGACGGGATGAACTACAAGCGCATGGTCCTCATCGTCACCGATCGAGGCGACGAAATCGCTCTAGCCCTTTCTACAGAATTTGGCCGGGGGACAACTATTTCTCACGTGACTGGTGCATATCTGGGACAAGAAAAAGCTCAAGTTATGTGTACAATCAACATTCATGAGACTCCTCGCTTGAAGAACATCGTGCTCCAACTGGACTCTCAAGCCTTTATCTCCATGTATGAAAGCACGGCAGTTATTGGCAGTTCCTTCAAAAAGAAGCAGAAGAAAAAGCAAAAGAAATTATTGCAGAATCATTAA
- a CDS encoding GTP pyrophosphokinase: MNESILPIDMDIRQNSDLKNIMMIYAKIHKNYTAAIREVKTKLQNLDDDFQLLHKHNPIHHMESRIKSPESILEKANRKGFSSDVNQMCKQMLDIAGIRVICCYINDIYIVADLLKKQSDLSIIREVDYIKNPKDNGYRSLHLIVEIPVFFVHRVEKIPVEIQIRTMAMDFWASLEHQLRYKAEGEIPKFIAEELKECSENIAHSDLQMQKVHSFLEDLDRFTPK, translated from the coding sequence ATGAATGAAAGCATTTTGCCCATAGATATGGATATTCGTCAAAACTCAGATTTAAAGAACATCATGATGATATACGCTAAAATTCACAAGAATTATACTGCCGCTATACGAGAAGTGAAAACTAAACTGCAAAACCTGGACGACGACTTCCAGTTGCTGCATAAACACAACCCCATTCATCACATGGAGAGCCGCATAAAATCCCCAGAAAGCATCCTGGAAAAAGCCAATCGAAAAGGATTCTCCTCCGACGTGAACCAGATGTGCAAACAGATGCTGGATATCGCTGGTATACGAGTTATCTGCTGCTACATAAATGATATTTATATTGTAGCCGACCTACTGAAAAAACAGAGCGACCTGAGTATTATCCGTGAAGTGGATTACATTAAAAACCCCAAGGATAACGGCTATCGCAGCCTTCACCTAATCGTGGAAATACCAGTATTCTTTGTTCATCGAGTAGAAAAGATTCCTGTAGAGATTCAAATCCGCACCATGGCCATGGACTTCTGGGCCAGCTTGGAGCACCAGCTGCGCTACAAAGCGGAAGGAGAGATTCCTAAGTTTATTGCTGAAGAATTGAAGGAGTGCTCAGAAAACATCGCCCATTCCGACTTGCAGATGCAAAAGGTCCACAGCTTCCTTGAAGACCTAGACCGATTTACACCAAAATGA
- a CDS encoding ABC transporter permease: MFKALKNMTMAQRKEKFMEIKPYLIVGVIPLLFTLIFGGMFSPVFVQDIPIAIYDMDGSAASREIVNYFYDSPTLKVREDISSVEEIKEKLLLGEIHGAILLPKDFGKALNGKNGAEAVVFMDNANFMYGNNVMSAVNTIFATVNAGVQMKYLEGGALVPYQAEQSVYTLNLVDRILYNPQLGYFPYLFPGLLCIFAQQAFLASGVPMLVEEKNRLRELPMELSRQFVQVKMSLMIRRFMLLSGLSVVSTMACLRVAMALWGFPMQGDIFVLMLFEVVFLGAMTGMALVIAALFEQVAHAVQFTMFLTIPTFLSCGFAWPEYMMAPGFASVIKVIWPLYYFITPMKDILLKGTSLEVLYPYLIGCGLFAAVWIPVGLLLFGRKVRLIRELHT; this comes from the coding sequence TTGTTTAAAGCGTTGAAAAATATGACCATGGCCCAGCGGAAAGAGAAGTTTATGGAGATTAAGCCTTACTTGATTGTAGGGGTGATTCCGCTGCTTTTTACGTTAATCTTCGGCGGCATGTTTAGCCCAGTTTTCGTCCAGGACATACCTATTGCCATTTATGATATGGATGGGTCAGCTGCTTCTAGGGAAATTGTGAACTACTTTTATGATTCGCCAACCTTAAAAGTAAGGGAGGATATTTCCTCCGTAGAGGAAATCAAAGAAAAACTGCTTTTAGGGGAAATCCATGGAGCAATCCTTTTGCCTAAGGATTTTGGAAAAGCTTTGAATGGTAAGAATGGAGCAGAGGCAGTCGTCTTCATGGACAATGCCAACTTTATGTACGGCAATAATGTGATGAGTGCCGTCAATACGATTTTTGCAACGGTTAATGCAGGCGTACAGATGAAGTATCTGGAGGGAGGTGCCCTGGTTCCCTATCAGGCGGAGCAAAGCGTCTATACCCTTAACTTGGTAGACCGAATCTTATATAATCCGCAGTTGGGCTATTTTCCGTATTTGTTTCCGGGGCTGCTCTGCATCTTTGCCCAGCAGGCGTTTCTGGCGTCAGGGGTTCCCATGCTGGTGGAGGAGAAGAATCGGCTGCGTGAACTGCCGATGGAGCTCAGCAGGCAGTTTGTGCAAGTAAAAATGTCCCTGATGATCCGCCGATTTATGTTACTTTCTGGGCTTAGTGTGGTCAGCACCATGGCTTGCCTGCGGGTAGCTATGGCCCTTTGGGGTTTTCCTATGCAGGGAGACATCTTTGTGCTGATGCTTTTTGAGGTTGTATTTCTGGGAGCTATGACCGGTATGGCTCTGGTTATTGCCGCGCTCTTTGAGCAGGTGGCCCATGCAGTACAATTCACCATGTTCTTGACCATACCTACTTTTTTATCCTGCGGATTTGCTTGGCCTGAATATATGATGGCCCCGGGATTCGCTTCTGTGATTAAGGTGATTTGGCCTCTATATTACTTTATAACCCCGATGAAGGATATTCTTTTAAAAGGCACTAGTTTGGAGGTTCTCTATCCGTATCTGATTGGTTGTGGACTCTTTGCTGCCGTTTGGATACCTGTAGGTTTGCTATTGTTCGGCAGAAAGGTGCGGCTTATCCGAGAACTTCACACCTGA
- a CDS encoding ABC transporter permease gives MKKSNLLKSNKLTVAFYHFKLRHPRFVMATLVFIIIPLISGLALGYEMKGDVPTSIPTVIVDHDQSDFSRKFTGFVEDSSYFDVIEYADRDQQVQELFDQEQAYAGIIIPENFYKDMQMGKAPKILTLYDGASLTVVTTSKTAMSEILLTTKGAYMMSIFQGKLSVVPEQVMNLVTPIDVNYKFLYNPAKSFRNYLLIGMLASVIQIGIAMQGAERGFENQSQPRRYLDQLKVIGGWSVMSTISILLCLGVQYLFFDMPYRSTALGGVLMTFLFAMCILAMGYIIGNIIPDRTFAIQVSAILVLPTSMLGGYTYPIEGMPAAYVQLAQHIPFYYYGNWIRSLCLKELQFHHLIEPLGFFAKFILAELLIILAVTLFKNWWRKKYKGGMGVTPVV, from the coding sequence ATGAAGAAAAGTAATCTGCTTAAATCAAATAAATTGACGGTGGCCTTTTACCATTTCAAACTGAGACACCCCCGGTTTGTCATGGCTACGCTGGTATTTATTATCATCCCCTTGATATCTGGACTAGCGCTGGGATATGAGATGAAGGGTGATGTGCCTACTAGCATTCCTACGGTCATCGTGGATCACGACCAGTCGGATTTTAGCCGTAAGTTTACTGGCTTCGTGGAGGACAGCAGCTACTTTGATGTGATTGAATATGCGGACAGGGACCAGCAGGTTCAGGAGCTGTTTGACCAGGAGCAGGCTTATGCGGGCATCATCATACCGGAAAATTTTTATAAAGATATGCAGATGGGAAAGGCCCCGAAAATTCTCACCTTGTATGATGGCGCATCTTTGACGGTGGTAACTACCTCAAAGACTGCTATGTCAGAGATTCTGCTCACCACCAAAGGGGCCTACATGATGAGCATTTTCCAAGGAAAGCTGTCCGTAGTGCCGGAGCAGGTTATGAATCTGGTGACACCGATTGATGTGAACTATAAGTTCCTGTATAATCCAGCCAAGAGCTTTCGAAACTACCTGCTGATTGGTATGCTGGCGTCAGTTATCCAAATTGGCATCGCCATGCAGGGAGCTGAGCGAGGTTTTGAGAATCAGAGCCAGCCCAGAAGATATTTGGACCAGCTGAAAGTGATCGGCGGTTGGTCTGTTATGAGTACGATTTCCATCCTCCTGTGTTTGGGGGTACAATATCTGTTTTTTGATATGCCTTATCGGAGTACGGCTCTGGGAGGGGTGTTAATGACCTTTCTTTTTGCTATGTGCATTCTAGCCATGGGCTATATCATTGGAAATATAATTCCAGACAGGACCTTTGCCATCCAGGTATCCGCTATCTTAGTGCTGCCTACCAGTATGCTGGGGGGCTATACCTATCCCATAGAAGGTATGCCTGCGGCTTATGTTCAGCTGGCTCAGCACATACCTTTTTATTATTATGGAAACTGGATTCGCAGTCTCTGCTTGAAAGAACTGCAATTTCATCATCTCATAGAACCTCTCGGCTTCTTTGCAAAGTTTATTTTGGCAGAGCTGCTCATTATTTTAGCTGTTACCCTCTTTAAAAATTGGTGGCGGAAAAAGTATAAAGGCGGAATGGGGGTGACTCCAGTTGTTTAA
- a CDS encoding HlyD family secretion protein — MEKEIATTVEKKKRTTAILAGVLVVALIIAGCWSFNSKAEESKDFIVQGSVNKTEINLNSKLAGNIGEILVKEGDQVKAGDIIIKISSEAVEAKMQQAKAAKAAAAAVEAKAQNGARSQEVAQAKAAFDYAQKTYDRMKKLLDEEAISQASFDQVEAQYIAAKETYNMAVEGARSEDVAAAASQVAQADGAIAEVNSYLEDAQIKAPVDGTITTINVELGELISTGMPLATLTTDDEPWIEVNVKETDLDKVQEGQQVTVTFPAYPDKEWKGTVTVVNKKPDFATKRATNANGDFDVLSYGVKVSISGMDKELYAGMTAMVDFGKNEEK; from the coding sequence ATGGAAAAAGAAATTGCAACAACAGTGGAAAAAAAGAAGCGCACCACGGCTATTTTAGCAGGTGTGCTGGTGGTAGCTCTGATTATAGCTGGCTGCTGGTCTTTCAACAGCAAAGCCGAAGAAAGCAAGGATTTTATTGTTCAAGGCAGTGTGAACAAAACGGAAATCAACTTAAACTCCAAGCTGGCCGGTAATATTGGAGAAATTCTGGTGAAGGAGGGCGATCAAGTGAAAGCAGGAGATATTATCATCAAGATTTCCAGTGAAGCCGTGGAAGCTAAGATGCAGCAGGCCAAAGCCGCCAAAGCCGCCGCCGCCGCCGTGGAAGCAAAAGCTCAAAATGGAGCCAGGTCTCAGGAGGTAGCCCAGGCAAAAGCGGCCTTCGACTACGCACAGAAGACCTACGACCGCATGAAGAAGTTGCTGGATGAAGAGGCGATTTCACAGGCATCTTTTGATCAAGTGGAAGCTCAGTACATAGCGGCAAAGGAAACCTATAACATGGCCGTAGAAGGAGCCAGAAGTGAGGATGTCGCCGCTGCGGCCTCTCAGGTAGCTCAAGCAGATGGAGCCATTGCAGAGGTCAACAGTTATCTGGAAGATGCGCAGATTAAAGCACCAGTGGATGGTACAATTACAACCATCAACGTGGAGTTGGGAGAACTGATTTCTACAGGTATGCCGTTGGCTACTTTAACTACCGACGACGAGCCATGGATCGAAGTAAATGTAAAAGAGACAGACTTGGATAAAGTCCAAGAAGGGCAGCAGGTAACCGTTACATTTCCGGCTTATCCCGACAAGGAATGGAAGGGAACGGTAACGGTAGTCAACAAAAAGCCGGACTTTGCCACCAAGCGGGCTACCAATGCCAACGGAGATTTTGATGTATTGTCTTATGGGGTGAAGGTTTCCATATCGGGGATGGATAAGGAATTGTATGCCGGGATGACGGCCATGGTGGACTTTGGAAAAAATGAAGAAAAGTAA
- a CDS encoding TetR/AcrR family transcriptional regulator C-terminal domain-containing protein: MAQSVTTEMTKRLMADSLKKLMAQKPLNKISIREIVEDCGVNRQTFYYHFQDIYDLFQWIIDQEIVSVLGDTENFLTWQETGIYLLNYLQKNSTVVLCALNSLGRAAIKQLIFDDVVKVATQIITQISKDIDVDEESFQHVVHYYAIAFGALLEDWLSSGMKHSPEEVIDILDTIASGTARTALDRFASKSKKA; this comes from the coding sequence ATGGCACAATCAGTAACAACTGAAATGACAAAACGCCTGATGGCGGATTCTTTAAAAAAATTGATGGCCCAAAAGCCTTTAAATAAAATCAGCATCCGAGAAATCGTCGAGGACTGCGGGGTAAACCGTCAGACCTTTTATTACCACTTCCAGGATATCTACGACCTGTTCCAGTGGATTATCGATCAGGAAATTGTCTCCGTACTCGGGGACACAGAAAACTTTCTCACCTGGCAGGAGACCGGTATCTATCTGCTGAACTATCTGCAAAAGAATTCCACGGTAGTCCTCTGCGCCCTGAATTCGTTGGGCCGAGCTGCCATTAAGCAGTTAATTTTCGACGATGTTGTCAAGGTGGCCACACAGATTATCACCCAGATATCCAAGGATATCGACGTAGATGAAGAGTCTTTCCAGCATGTAGTCCACTATTATGCGATAGCCTTTGGCGCTTTGTTGGAGGATTGGCTTTCTAGCGGTATGAAGCACTCCCCAGAGGAAGTAATCGACATACTAGACACCATTGCCTCCGGCACGGCGAGAACAGCACTAGATCGCTTTGCCTCCAAATCCAAAAAGGCTTAA